The proteins below are encoded in one region of Cololabis saira isolate AMF1-May2022 chromosome 21, fColSai1.1, whole genome shotgun sequence:
- the cabp5b gene encoding calcium-binding protein 5b, translating into MSLKQPCIFLRGGNKRQSRNLTHDEMEELREAFVEFDKDKDGFINCKDLGNLMRTMGYMPTEMELIELGQNINMNLGGRVDFEDFVEIMTPKLLDETAEMIGLKELKDAFKEFDIDGDGSITSEELRLAMIKLLGEHTSKKEIDSVVREVDNNADGKVDFEEFVKMMSKK; encoded by the exons ATGAGTCTTAAACAGCCTTGCATCTTTCTCAGAGGAGGAAATAAGAGACAA TCGAGAAACCTCACACACGATGAGATGGAAG AGTTGCGTGAGGCTTTTGTAGAGTTTGACAAAGACAAGGATGGCTTCATAAATTGTAAAGACCTGGGGAACCTGATGAGGACTATGGGTTACATGCCAACTGAAATGGAGTTGATTGAACTGGGCCAAAACATCAACATGAACT TGGGGGGACGAGTGGACTTTGAAGATTTTGTGGAAATAATGACCCCCAAGCTTCTGGATGAAACTGCAGAGATGATCGGCTTGAAAGAACTCAAAGATGCGTTCAAAGAA TTTGATATAGATGGTGATGGCTCCATCACATCTGAGGAACTAAGACTTGCCATGATAAAGTTATTAGGCGAACACACCAGCAAAAAAGAAATTGATTCAGTGGTCAGAGAAGTTGACAACAATGCAGATGGAAAAGTTGACTTTGAAG AGTTTGTGAAGATGATGTCAAAGAAATGA